From Chlamydia avium 10DC88:
CTTCTTCTAATTACTTTGAAACATTTATGTCCCGAAAATTGGCTATGTTTATCCCTTACTATACAACCTGCTATTGCTAGTGTCTTTGCCTATGATGAACTCAGAGCTGCATTTTCCTACCTTGCACAATTCTCAAAGAAAAAAACTGAACTCTTTCATTTAGCATTATTTGGATCTGAATATTATAAAGAATCTTTATTTTGGGAAGAACGTACAGTTCTTCCTTTTAGCAAGGCATGCAAACAGGCATTCTTGGGGATATCCTTCCCTATAAATCTAGTTTTATCTATTTTTCTTTCTGTTATTTGTATGAAATCTGGTTATGGGAGATCTTTTAGTGGGACACTAAGAAATTATATCAGTATGTGCTGTTGGTTTATTACTGTGTTATCGATACTCTCTTTTGCTGAAAGTCTCCGACGTTTACGATGGTTTTGTCTTATTTTTAGCTCTGCTATTCTTCTTTCTCCTGTTTTCTTTCATATTCCCTTAAAATCTCCTTTTCTTATTCCTATAATCATTCTAGGCATTACTTTAATTATTTTGCCTATAGGGAAAATACAACAAAAAAAGTAACATTAGATCTATTTTAGCCTACTTACATAACCTATTGTATTGTTGTATTTTTGGAGAGCTGTTGTAATTCCTTTTTATTTTCTTTTTGCCTACGCTTTTCTCTTTCATACTTAGACATAAAAATCCCTGAAATAGTGTACTCAATTCCCTTAGATATGTCTTCATCATATGGAGAAGACTGTGATGGTTCTATTTCCGAAACGATATCCAGTGTTTTCGATAAAGTAATATAAGAAAACTGTCGCGTATATTGAGGAATAACAACATGAGTCTCTATAAAATCTGCAAGCACTTGCTTGGTAACCTTCTGTTGTTTCTCATGGCAATACTTCAGAACTTGCATATAATTACTTTCTGCTAATTGTTTATGTTTCTTCACTGCCATGGCATGGTGGAGTGAAGCGAAGAAAAATAGGGGGATCGCAATCCCTACAATTCCTAGGATAGCAGGCAGAAGAAAAGGTAGAATAATATCATGTAACAATGAAAACGCTTCGATAGGATAACCCAGCAACAAAGATCCAATTAAAAGAAGGGCAGAGGAAACAAATAAAACTATGGATCCTAATATGACCATAGGCGTTCCTTTCCAACGATGGGAATATATTTCTTGATATAGGAGTAATTTTTCTTCTGATGAGAGTACGGAATAAGTTAATTCCGTAGAAGGTGAAGGTATAAAGGAAAGAGTCATGCCAAAACACTCGATCGGATTTTCTCTATCAGCAAGTCTATACTTTTTGAAGATCGGAACCCATCATCAAATGTTATAGGGACAAGACTATAATCCTTCATTAAGAAAACAGAGTCTCCTAGAAAAGCTACGTCTCTAAAATCATGTGTCACCAAAATAACAGTTTTTTTATCTTCATCAGCAAGTCGTAGAACATAACCATATAATATTTCCTTTGTTATCACATCTAAAGAAGAAAAAGGTTCGTCTAGTAATAATATAGGCTTTGAAGATAAGCATTGGCATGCCAAAGCAACACGTTGTTTTTGCCCCTCAGAAATTTCATCTGGATAACGTTCTAGAAGTTCGTTGATCCGAAAATAATCAACAACTTCAATGAATTTTTCTGGAGGTATAGAGGAATTTCTTGGTCTTCCTAACTCTGATGCTAAATAAATATTTTTTTCTATTGTTCTCCAAGGCAATAAGGGAGATTTCTGTTGCATATAAGCAACATCCTTTTGAGTTATAGGATTCCCTTTCCACAAGATTTTTCCATCCGTTGGGGACAAAAACTTAGCAATTAAACGAAATAAAGTAGTTTTCCCTACTCCCGAAGAACCTAGAATTACTGATATTTTTCCTGGGGAAGCGACAAAAGAGGCGTCTTGGAATATCAACTTGTTAGCATAGGAATAACTAAGTCCCTTGACTTCTAGCATAGAAAACCAAGATTCATAATCAGAAGACAGTTTGCGGTTACCAAGACTTGAACTTGGGACCTCGACATTATCAGTGTCGCGCTCTAACCAGCTGAGCTATAACCGCGAATATGGAGACTAGGAGAGTCGAACTCCTGACCTTCTGAATGCAAATCAGACGCTCTACCAGCTAAGCTAAGTCCCCTAAATACTGCCTTTGAAAAGCATAGAAAACAAAGAGCCATTCTACTGAGTAGTAGATTTAACCTCAACTAAAGAATTACAAAACTACTAGTGTATGGAACAGATTTCTTGAAGCAAACTCTTTAAAAGAGAGTTCATATACATTTTATTTGTTTGACTATGTAATATTTTCCAGTCTTCATTACTTGGAGACTCTAAAGGATGAGGCAAAAGAATACTGACTCCTAAACATGGAACATCGTATTCATAACATACTTGAGCGATAGCTCCTCCTGCGCTATCGAAACCTTGAATAGAAGGATACATCTTCTGAAGAGAAAGAAAATAGTTCTTCGACATAGTAAAAGATTCTCCTGTGGCAATAATTCCTTCAACAAGAGCATGTTCTGAAGATGTTGTTGGTTTTAAATATCCATATGTTTTTAGTGTATCTTCTATGGATTTCTTATGATCAAGAATGAACTGTTTTCCCCCGATTTTAGCTGCTTCTCTGTAACCTGCATGCGTAGTAAATACACTCTGACAAATATCAGGAATTTCAAATCTAGGGAAAAAAGGACGCATATCAGAATCATAATTGATATATCCCTCAGTAATTAGCAAATCACCGAAGTGCCCATTTTCTGATCGAGAATAGCATGTACCTAAAATTATAATTAGATCGACACGATGTTTAAAAATCATATTACATGCAATTACAGATGCTGAAACTTTATTAGGCCATAGTGAAGAAATCACTACATATTTTCCGAAAAAATCTCCAGAATAGTATGTTCTCTTCCCTTCAAGGGTTCTTTTACTATTTCCAAACCAAGAAGAAACCGAATAATCGTTCTCTAATGTTTCTGGGGATCCTGGTAGAGCTAGGATAACTCCTATACGAGATAGTGGTGATGCTTTTTCAGAAAAAATATCTATGGATTCCCCTGGAAAAGAGGTGAAGACATAAACAAAAAAAATAACAAAAAATACACGAAGAACCATGAAGATTCCCTGTAAAGACTTTTGTCTCCTTATAAAAAAAGAAGTTGTTTAAAAAAATGAAAAATCTTTTTTAAGTGAAGACAGTTCTTTCCAAGTCTAGAGGTAGCGAAAACTAGTCTTGAAAAGAACCAACCTTCTATGCTCCGTTACTCACAAATAATCTAATAGCTCAATGAATTCATTTATTAGAGTCGAACTCTTTTCCTTTTGAGATCTATTGTAGCTCTTGCTTCGCGTACCTTAGTAATCTTAAATGACTTCGTAAACATGTCATATTCTTTGTCTAAAGCATTAGCGTTCTTATTTTTATAAACCATGAAAACCTGATAGAGCGTATGATTAACCGAAATTAACATACCTCTAAAGTAAATGTCTTCACAGCAAATCCAAAATTCTAATGCTTTATGTCCTTGCACCTCTTTTGCTTGCATAAACAACACTTGGGACTCTGGCAATGCCTGTAAAATACCAGAAAATCCCTCTTGTAGATTTAATTCGGGACGACTGATATCCACTTTTTCAGAATATTCCCAAACAGAAACAACATAGACTGTATTATCTACTTGAGTTTCAGCTATATAAGTATCATAACGTATGGTCAGATCAGATTGTGGGATCTCTATAATCTGACCAGCATGATCCGGAGATTCAGGAAATTCAGCAGAAAATCCACAATTTGATGTATAATCGTATCGCTTCCACTTCAAAACATTCTTATCTCCAGAGACTAAAATCTCTCGAACGTCTTTTTCTGCAAACCAGCCTTTAACCTTCGACAAAAACCCTGTTTTATTCTCTTTAGCCGCTAACATCACTGGGTAAACAGAATGAACGGATAATAATATGATTAATATTAATCTACTTAATGCTGAAAACATAAATAAAAATAAAATACATTTATTAATTTAATAATATTACTTCTTCGACTTTTTATTATAAATAAAACTCAAAAAAGAAAATCTCATGAAAAATCTTGTGTTTTATAAAACCTCCAAGAATAATCCTAAACTACAGAAATACGCTGATATTTATGGGGATACGTAGTGAAACAGCAAGTATTTGGAGGTAAAAGAGTTGGCGTGCTCCCTTCTAGGCATGGAAGCACAAGGTTCCCAGGGAAACCACTGGCTCTTATACTCGGGAAGTCTTTGATACAGAGAGCCTATGAAAATGCTATTCAAAGTACCCTATTAGATACTGTTATCGTCGCTACCGATGACGAACGCATTATGCATCATGTTATAGACTTTGGTGGTCAATGCGTGATGACCTCCCCTCAGTGTGCTAATGGTACAGAACGTATAGCTGAGGCTGCGTCTCGTTATCTACCTGAAGCAGATATTATCGTGAATATTCAAGGGGATGAGCCCTGTCTTTCTCCTCAAGTTATTGATACACTTATAGAAAAACTTGAAGCTTATCCAAAAATTCACATAGTGACCCCAGTCAGCCAAACAACAGATTCTGAAGAAATCTTAACAAATCATAAAGTGAAATGTGTTTTCGATAAAAACGGCAAGGCTCTATATTTTAGTCGCAGTCCTATCCCTCATATTCTAAAGAAAGAAACACCCATGTATCTTCATATGGGGGTATATGCATTTAGGAGACAAGCTCTATTTGACTATGTCAAATTGTCATCTACACCATTAAATCAGGCTGAGGATCTGGAACAACTGCGGATACTAGAACATGGAGGAGAGATTCATATTTGTGTTGTGAATGCTAAAAGTCCTTCAGTAGATTATCCAGAAGACATAAACAAATTGGAAAAATATTTAACATGCCATTCAATTGCATTTTTCTAACAGGAGGAGTTGTTTCCTCTCTAGGTAAAGGATTAACAGCTGCAGCATTAGCTCTATTACTAGAAAGACAACACCTCAAAGTAGCTATGTTAAAGCTAGATCCCTACCTTAACGTTGATCCAGGAACCATGAATCCTTACGAACATGGGGAAGTTTATGTTACCGATGACGGTATGGAAACAGACCTTGATCTTGGACATTACCATCGATTTTCTTCTGTGGATTTATCAAAATATTCTTCTGCAACTTCGGGGCAAATCTATGCTCGAGTTATTAAAAAAGAACGTGATGGATGCTATTTAGGAAGTACAGTCCAAGTAGTTCCTCATATCACTAACGAAATCATTGAAGTGATATTAGAATGCGCAAAAGAAAGCCAACCCGATGTTTTAATTGTGGAAATCGGAGGCACTGTAGGAGATATAGAATCTTTACCTTTCTTAGAAGCCATCCGACAATTTCGCTATGAACATCAGGACAACTGCTTTAATATTCACATGACCTATGTTCCTTATTTAAAAGCCTCAAGAGAAGTCAAAACCAAACCTACACAACACTCTGTACAAAGTTTACGCAGCATTGGAATTATTCCTGATGCTATTCTGTGCCGATCTGAATTTCCTCTATCAGAAGAAGTTAAAAAGAAAATCAGTCTTTTCTGTAACGTTCCTCAAAACGCGGTGTTCAACGTCATTGATGTTAAACATTCGATATATGAAATGCCTTTGATACTTTCTAAAGAAAAAATTTCTACATTGATTACTAAAAAGCTTTCTCTAAACACACAACAAGAAAATCTTCACGACTGGGAAAATTTAGTAAGCCGCTTATGTCATCCCCTTCCTGATAAAGTTCGAATCGGTTTAGTAGGTAAATACGTACAACATAAAGACGCCTATCTCTCTGTCTTTGAAGCAATAACTCATGCAGCTTTAAGCTTAAATTGCTCTGCAGAAATTCTACCTTTAGATTCTGAAGACCCTGATATCTATAAAACCTTAGAACAATGTGATGGTTGCCTAGTACCTGGAGGATTCGGCTCCCGTGGTTGGGAAGGAAAAATAGCAGCAGCACAAATCTGTAGGGAGCAAGGAATCCCCTATTTCGGTATCTGTCTAGGAATGCAAGTCTTAGTCGTAGAGTACGCCCGACATGTTCTTCGTCTAAAAAATGCTAATTCCACAGAAATAGATAAAGATACACCTGATCCCGTGATCTGTATGATGAATGGGCAA
This genomic window contains:
- a CDS encoding ABC transporter ATP-binding protein, which codes for MLEVKGLSYSYANKLIFQDASFVASPGKISVILGSSGVGKTTLFRLIAKFLSPTDGKILWKGNPITQKDVAYMQQKSPLLPWRTIEKNIYLASELGRPRNSSIPPEKFIEVVDYFRINELLERYPDEISEGQKQRVALACQCLSSKPILLLDEPFSSLDVITKEILYGYVLRLADEDKKTVILVTHDFRDVAFLGDSVFLMKDYSLVPITFDDGFRSSKSIDLLIEKIRSSVLA
- a CDS encoding 5'-methylthioadenosine nucleosidase, which produces MVLRVFFVIFFVYVFTSFPGESIDIFSEKASPLSRIGVILALPGSPETLENDYSVSSWFGNSKRTLEGKRTYYSGDFFGKYVVISSLWPNKVSASVIACNMIFKHRVDLIIILGTCYSRSENGHFGDLLITEGYINYDSDMRPFFPRFEIPDICQSVFTTHAGYREAAKIGGKQFILDHKKSIEDTLKTYGYLKPTTSSEHALVEGIIATGESFTMSKNYFLSLQKMYPSIQGFDSAGGAIAQVCYEYDVPCLGVSILLPHPLESPSNEDWKILHSQTNKMYMNSLLKSLLQEICSIH
- the kdsB gene encoding 3-deoxy-manno-octulosonate cytidylyltransferase, with translation MKQQVFGGKRVGVLPSRHGSTRFPGKPLALILGKSLIQRAYENAIQSTLLDTVIVATDDERIMHHVIDFGGQCVMTSPQCANGTERIAEAASRYLPEADIIVNIQGDEPCLSPQVIDTLIEKLEAYPKIHIVTPVSQTTDSEEILTNHKVKCVFDKNGKALYFSRSPIPHILKKETPMYLHMGVYAFRRQALFDYVKLSSTPLNQAEDLEQLRILEHGGEIHICVVNAKSPSVDYPEDINKLEKYLTCHSIAFF
- a CDS encoding CTP synthase, whose protein sequence is MPFNCIFLTGGVVSSLGKGLTAAALALLLERQHLKVAMLKLDPYLNVDPGTMNPYEHGEVYVTDDGMETDLDLGHYHRFSSVDLSKYSSATSGQIYARVIKKERDGCYLGSTVQVVPHITNEIIEVILECAKESQPDVLIVEIGGTVGDIESLPFLEAIRQFRYEHQDNCFNIHMTYVPYLKASREVKTKPTQHSVQSLRSIGIIPDAILCRSEFPLSEEVKKKISLFCNVPQNAVFNVIDVKHSIYEMPLILSKEKISTLITKKLSLNTQQENLHDWENLVSRLCHPLPDKVRIGLVGKYVQHKDAYLSVFEAITHAALSLNCSAEILPLDSEDPDIYKTLEQCDGCLVPGGFGSRGWEGKIAAAQICREQGIPYFGICLGMQVLVVEYARHVLRLKNANSTEIDKDTPDPVICMMNGQDALVATGGTMRLGAYPCILTPGTKVYQSYQSHEIKERHRHRYEVNSHYIPQLQNHGLKVVGYSPNHKLCEIVEVEDHPWMVGVQFHPEFLSKLISPHPLFIGFIQAAILHSRNKTYV